In Capsicum annuum cultivar UCD-10X-F1 chromosome 11, UCD10Xv1.1, whole genome shotgun sequence, one genomic interval encodes:
- the LOC107848500 gene encoding bidirectional sugar transporter N3 — protein sequence MAIFDLHHPWLFVFGVLGNIISILVFLAPVPAFRRICKEKSTMGFQSVPYVVALFSSMLWMYYAFIKKNAILLVSINSFGCVVETIYISIFILYASKEARRQTVKLLVSLIGGLYSLIFLVTLFPLNGASRVQVAGWICVTVAVAVFAAPLSIVFQVVRTKSVEFMPFTLSFFLTLSAIMWFAYGLLLKDLCIALPNVLGFFLGMIQMSLYGMYRFVKPAAELEKKVPEHVINMVTVGNSEQIHPLNSEDMIKKPHDQEQNRESIASLVPMANDQENEELPGGDLAQVNNFQSLQTPVLVVCAA from the exons ATGGCCATATTTGACCTCCACCATCCATGGCTCTTTGTGTTCGGAGTCTTAG GAAACATTATCTCCATATTGGTCTTCTTAGCTCCAGT GCCAGCATTCCGCCGAATCTGTAAAGAAAAATCCACCATGGGTTTTCAATCAGTGCCATACGTGGTAGCACTATTTTCGTCCATGTTGTGGATGTATTATGCATTTATCAAGAAAAATGCGATTCTTCTAGTCTCCATCAACTCATTCGGTTGCGTTGTCGAGACCATTTACATCTCCATTTTCATCCTCTACGCATCCAAAGAAGCTAGG AGACAGACGGTGAAGCTTTTGGTATCATTGATCGGAGGATTGTACTCATTGATATTTCTAGTTACTTTATTCCCTTTGAACGGAGCCAGTAGAGTACAAGTTGCGGGTTGGATTTGTGTAACCGTAGCAGTGGCTGTTTTTGCAGCACCTCTTAGCATTGTG TTTCAAGTAGTTCGGACAAAGAGTGTGGAATTCATGCCCTTCACCCTCTCTTTCTTTCTTACTTTGAGCGCTATCATGTGGTTTGCCTATGGTCTCCTACTAAAGGACTTGTGTATTGCA CTGCCGAATGTATTGGGTTTCTTCCTGGGAATGATTCAGATGTCGCTGTATGGAATGTACCGATTCGTGAAGCCAGCAGCAGAATTAGAGAAAAAAGTGCCGGAGCATGTAATAAATATGGTCACGGTTGGAAACTCAGAACAAATACATCCTCTTAACTCCGAGGACATGATAAAGAAGCCCCACGATCAGGAACAAAACAGGGAGAGCATCGCAAGCCTAGTACCCATGGCAAACGACCAAGAGAATGAAGAACTTCCGGGCGGCGACCTGGCTCAAGTGAACAACTTCCAGTCCCTTCAAACACCAGTGCTTGTCGTGTGTGCTGCATGA
- the LOC107846421 gene encoding uncharacterized mitochondrial protein AtMg00810-like, whose amino-acid sequence MRSKNEPTLYVKKKGTDFIIVCLYVDDIIYTSSFISLVDEFKSQMMNEFEMSDMGLLHYFLSLEVHQDEDGIFLSQRKYAKDLLIKFGLLNCKPAAIPMNVGKKLQLNDGAEMDDARSFRSLVGGLIYLTHTRPDIAFSVGVISRFMQQPSKVYFGAAKRVLRYIAGTMDYGIWYSQVSNFRLCRFTDSDYVGLLDDRQSISAHVFTLGSGVVTWSSKKQATTTLSTLKAEYIAGTSASC is encoded by the coding sequence ATGAGAAGTAAGAATGAACCCACATTGTATGTAAAGAAGAAAGGTACTGATTTCATTATTGTTTGCCTTTACGTTGATGATATCATTTATACTagctcttttatttctcttgtgGATGAATTCAAGTCGCAAATGATGAATGAGTTTGAGATGTCAGATATGGGTTTATTACATTACTTTCTTAGCCTTGAAGTCCATCAAGATGAAGATGGAATATTTCTATCACAAAGGAAATATGCCAAGGACCTTCTCATTAAATTTGGTTTGCTTAATTGCAAGCCTGCAGCTATACCTATGAATGTTGGTAAAAAATTACAGCTTAATGATGGAGCAGAGATGGATGATGctagaagtttcagaagtttAGTTGGAGGTTTGATTTACCTAACCCACACTCGCCCCGATATTGCATTCTCTGTTGGTGTCATTTCCAGGTTCATGCAACAACCTTCAAAGGTTTATTTTGGAGCAGCAAAAAGGGTTCTGCGTTATATCGCTGGAACTATGGACTATGGTATTTGGTATTCACAAGTTTCCAATTTTAGATTATGTAGATTTACTGATAGTGACTATGTTGGTTTGTTGGATGATAGACAGAGCATTTCAGCTCATGTTTTCACTCTAGGTTCAGGTGTGGTGACTTGGAGCTCAAAGAAGCAAGCTACAACAACGTTGTCAACCTTAAAAGCTGAGTACATTGCAGGAACTTCAGCATCTTGTTAA